In Solanum stenotomum isolate F172 chromosome 6, ASM1918654v1, whole genome shotgun sequence, one DNA window encodes the following:
- the LOC125867070 gene encoding uncharacterized protein LOC125867070 isoform X1, which yields MVGVNSFGKTICSICYEDLNPIIEDLQAVTICGHVFHELCLQQWFEYCAKGKKKNCPVCKQACSEENANRLYFQSIGDPNVTSLTQKPPDYKEDHRELKNEVKRLERKVVGLTSTLEKQLKDLKDVNAELFTCKEELKLEMTLKIEAVKQEAAIQQLLHLKSKELDQSTLECIRLQDRNMALAKELATLKLVCDFNLEEEEVLKRALLRDDINSKETIDVLKKSLVIRNKNYEELMTKCNTLDRREVRYLRKLQKTKEKKNNLKARVQELEMALEGKDNEILRISKASKKNYQGSKEPKVDRCSYENQNKAPAETEVDVCIVTGSCDDLSRPKRKRKYKSKDKSIPNMAEDIIASSLHKNNHEKESSKRNKDGGTPETSSYVHEGSYQNLHQPFDHKKAVHDSFLSRPEAVFGATGGSLGHGSGNKDGMSASRNCSKNSKENMPPVIILDDDDDDDLPPLDDITQHQPAFHIRKETSSPVVLAKPGDSCFSGGLLGPDGNYWHLGKWCKRK from the exons atGGTTGGAGTGAATAGTTTTGGGAAAACCATTTGCTCAATTTGCTATGAAGATCTAAACCCTATAATCGAAGATCTTCAAGCCGTTACTATTTGTGGTCATGTTTTTCACGAGCTATG TCTTCAGCAATGGTTTGAATACTGCgcaaaaggaaagaagaagaattgcCCAGTTTGCAAACAGGCTTGTTCGGAAGAAAATGCAAATAGGCTTTATTTCCAATCTATTGGTGATCCAAATGTTACAAGTCTTACGCAGAAGCCTCCTGATTATAAAGAGGATCACCGGGAGTTGAAAAATGAGGTCAAAAGATTGGAGAGGAAAGTTGTTGGACTGACTTCCACTCTGGAAAAACAGCTGAAAGATCTCAAAGACGTCAATGCAGAG CTGTTCACGTGCAAGGAGGAGTTGAAATTGGAAATGACTCTAAAGATTGAAGCTGTGAAACAGGAGGCAGCCATTCAACAGTTGCTACATCTTAAATCCAAG GAGCTAGATCAATCAACTTTGGAGTGCATAAGGCTACAAGATAGAAATATGGCTCTAGCTAAGGAGCTTGCAACACTCAAGTT AGTCTGCGATTTTAACTTGGAGGAAGAGGAGGTTTTGAAACGTGCTTTGTTAAGAGATGATATTAATAGCAAAGAGACAATTGATGTCTTGAAAAAATCACTGGTCATCCGTAACAA GAATTACGAAGAACTGATGACCAAGTGCAACACTCTAGACAGGCGAGAGGTTCGTTATCTGAGGAAACTTCAGAAAactaaagagaagaaaaataactTGAAG GCCAGGGTCCAAGAACTTGAGATGGCACTTGAAGGAAAAGATAatgaaattttgagaatttCGAAAGCCTCCAAGAAAAACTATCAAGGGAGTAAAGAACCCAAAGTTGACAGATGTTCATATGAGAATCAGAATAAGGCACCTGCTGAGACAGAAGTAGATGTATGCATCGTCACTGGCTCATGTGATGATTTATCTAGaccaaagagaaaaagaaagtatAAGTCTAAGGATAAGAGCATACCAAACATGGCAGAAGATATTATAGCTAGCAGTCTTCACAAAAATAATCATGAGAAAGAATCTTCCAAAAGAAACAAAGATGGAGGCACTCCAGAGACTTCCAGTTATGTGCATGAAGGATCATATCAAAACTTGCACCAACCATTTGACCATAAAAAGGCTGTCCATGATAGTTTTTTGTCAAGGCCGGAGGCAGTTTTTGGGGCCACTGGTGGAAGTCTAGGGCATGGATCAGGAAATAAGGATGGAATGTCAGCCTCAAGGAATTGTAGCAAGAACAGTAAAGAAAACATGCCCCCAGTGATTAttcttgatgatgatgatgatgatgatcttCCGCCTTTAGATGATATTACACAACACCAACCTGCATTTCACATCAGGAAAGAGACTTCTTCACCAGTTGTACTTGCCAAACCAG GAGACAGCTGCTTTTCTGGTGGATTGTTAGGTCCTGATGGGAATTACTGGCACTTGGGAAAATGGTGTAAGAGAAAGTAA
- the LOC125867071 gene encoding 1-aminocyclopropane-1-carboxylate synthase 4, which translates to MGLEMSEISNYKSSVVLSKLASNEQHGENSPYFDGWKAYDNDPFHPVNNPNGVIQMGLAENQLSVDLIEDWIKRNPKASICTNDGIESFRRIANFQDYHGLPEFTNAIAKFMEKTRGGKVKFDPKRVVMAGGATGANETLILCLADPGDAFLVPSPYYPGFNRDLRWRSGVQLLPISCKSSNNFKITIEAIKEAYEKGQQANVKIKGLILTNPSNPLGTILDRDTLKNIFTFTNEHNIHLVCDEIYAATVFDAPQFVSIAEIINDEICINKDLVHIVSSLSKDLGFPGFRVGIVYSFNDDVVNCARKMSSFGLVSTQTQHLLASMLSDDEFVEEFLIESAKRLRERYEKFTRGLEEIGIKCLESNAGVYCWMDLRLLLKEPILDAEMSLWKLIINDVKLNVSPGSSFNCSEVGWFRVCFANIDDQTMEIALARIRMFMDANNNVDENGILKNKQQWKRNNLRLNFSNGEYDENVMSLNMMSPNSPIPRSPLVRARN; encoded by the exons ATGGGTTTGGAGATGAGTGAGATTTCAAATTACAAGTCATCAGTAGTTTTGTCTAAGTTGGCTAGTAACGAACAACATGGTGAAAACTCACCATATTTTGATGGGTGGAAAGCATACGATAACGATCCTTTCCACCCAGTGAATAACCCGAATGGGGTTATTCAAATGGGTCTCGCAGAAAATCAGCTTTCAGTTGACTTGATTGAAGATTGGATTAAGAGAAATCCAAAAGCTTCCATTTGTACAAATGATGGAATTGAATCTTTCAGGAGAATAGCCAACTTTCAAGATTATCATGGATTGCCTGAATTCACAAAT gCAATTGCAAAATTTATGGAGAAAACAAGAGGTGGTAAGGTTAAGTTTGACCCAAAACGTGTAGTAATGGCTGGTGGAGCTACTGGAGCTAATGAGACTCTCATACTTTGTTTGGCTGATCCTGGTGATGCTTTTTTAGTCCCCTCACCCTATTACCCAGG ATTTAATAGGGACCTAAGGTGGAGAAGTGGTGTACAACTTTTACCCATTTCATGCAAGAGTTccaataatttcaaaattactaTAGAAGCTATCAAAGAGGCATATGAAAAAGGCCAACAAGCAAATGTCAAAATCAAAGGCTTGATTTTGACCAACCCTTCTAATCCATTAGGCACCATTTTGGATAGGGACACACTAAAAAACATCTTCACCTTCACTAACGAACATAACATCCACCTTGTTTGCGACGAAATCTATGCTGCCACCGTGTTTGATGCTCCACAATTCGTTAGCATCGCTGAAATTATCAACGACGAAATTTGTATTAATAAAGATTTGGTACATATTGTATCTAGTCTTTCAAAGGACTTAGGTTTTCCAGGATTTCGAGTGGGAATTGTGTATTCTTTCAACGATGACGTTGTTAATTGTGCTAGAAAAATGTCTAGTTTTGGTCTTGTTTCGACTCAAACACAACATTTGCTAGCTTCTATGTTGTCTGACGATGAATTTGTGGAAGAATTTCTCATTGAAAGCGCGAAAAGGTTAAGAGAAAGGTACGAGAAATTCACGAGGGGACTCGAAGAAATCGGAATCAAGTGCTTAGAAAGCAATGCAGGGGTTTATTGTTGGATGGatttgagattgttgttgaAAGAACCAATACTTGATGCTGAGATGTCACTTTGGAAACTAATCATAAACGACGTTAAGCTCAACGTCTCGCCTGGATCTTCGTTTAATTGCTCGGAGGTAGGATGGTTTCGAGTTTGTTTTGCAAATATCGATGATCAAACGATGGAGATCGCACTTGCTAGGATTCGGATGTTTATGGATGCTAATAACAATGTTGATGAAAATGGAATCTTAAAGAACAAGCAACAATGGAAGAGGAACAATCTACGACTTAACTTCTCAAATGGGGAGTACGATGAAAATGTTATGAGTTTGAATATGATGTCTCCTAATTCTCCAATTCCTCGCTCGCCGCTGGTGCGAGCGaggaattaa
- the LOC125867070 gene encoding uncharacterized protein LOC125867070 isoform X2, protein MVGVNSFGKTICSICYEDLNPIIEDLQAVTICGHVFHELCLQQWFEYCAKGKKKNCPVCKQACSEENANRLYFQSIGDPNVTSLTQKPPDYKEDHRELKNEVKRLERKVVGLTSTLEKQLKDLKDVNAELFTCKEELKLEMTLKIEAVKQEAAIQQLLHLKSKELDQSTLECIRLQDRNMALAKELATLKLNYEELMTKCNTLDRREVRYLRKLQKTKEKKNNLKARVQELEMALEGKDNEILRISKASKKNYQGSKEPKVDRCSYENQNKAPAETEVDVCIVTGSCDDLSRPKRKRKYKSKDKSIPNMAEDIIASSLHKNNHEKESSKRNKDGGTPETSSYVHEGSYQNLHQPFDHKKAVHDSFLSRPEAVFGATGGSLGHGSGNKDGMSASRNCSKNSKENMPPVIILDDDDDDDLPPLDDITQHQPAFHIRKETSSPVVLAKPGDSCFSGGLLGPDGNYWHLGKWCKRK, encoded by the exons atGGTTGGAGTGAATAGTTTTGGGAAAACCATTTGCTCAATTTGCTATGAAGATCTAAACCCTATAATCGAAGATCTTCAAGCCGTTACTATTTGTGGTCATGTTTTTCACGAGCTATG TCTTCAGCAATGGTTTGAATACTGCgcaaaaggaaagaagaagaattgcCCAGTTTGCAAACAGGCTTGTTCGGAAGAAAATGCAAATAGGCTTTATTTCCAATCTATTGGTGATCCAAATGTTACAAGTCTTACGCAGAAGCCTCCTGATTATAAAGAGGATCACCGGGAGTTGAAAAATGAGGTCAAAAGATTGGAGAGGAAAGTTGTTGGACTGACTTCCACTCTGGAAAAACAGCTGAAAGATCTCAAAGACGTCAATGCAGAG CTGTTCACGTGCAAGGAGGAGTTGAAATTGGAAATGACTCTAAAGATTGAAGCTGTGAAACAGGAGGCAGCCATTCAACAGTTGCTACATCTTAAATCCAAG GAGCTAGATCAATCAACTTTGGAGTGCATAAGGCTACAAGATAGAAATATGGCTCTAGCTAAGGAGCTTGCAACACTCAAGTT GAATTACGAAGAACTGATGACCAAGTGCAACACTCTAGACAGGCGAGAGGTTCGTTATCTGAGGAAACTTCAGAAAactaaagagaagaaaaataactTGAAG GCCAGGGTCCAAGAACTTGAGATGGCACTTGAAGGAAAAGATAatgaaattttgagaatttCGAAAGCCTCCAAGAAAAACTATCAAGGGAGTAAAGAACCCAAAGTTGACAGATGTTCATATGAGAATCAGAATAAGGCACCTGCTGAGACAGAAGTAGATGTATGCATCGTCACTGGCTCATGTGATGATTTATCTAGaccaaagagaaaaagaaagtatAAGTCTAAGGATAAGAGCATACCAAACATGGCAGAAGATATTATAGCTAGCAGTCTTCACAAAAATAATCATGAGAAAGAATCTTCCAAAAGAAACAAAGATGGAGGCACTCCAGAGACTTCCAGTTATGTGCATGAAGGATCATATCAAAACTTGCACCAACCATTTGACCATAAAAAGGCTGTCCATGATAGTTTTTTGTCAAGGCCGGAGGCAGTTTTTGGGGCCACTGGTGGAAGTCTAGGGCATGGATCAGGAAATAAGGATGGAATGTCAGCCTCAAGGAATTGTAGCAAGAACAGTAAAGAAAACATGCCCCCAGTGATTAttcttgatgatgatgatgatgatgatcttCCGCCTTTAGATGATATTACACAACACCAACCTGCATTTCACATCAGGAAAGAGACTTCTTCACCAGTTGTACTTGCCAAACCAG GAGACAGCTGCTTTTCTGGTGGATTGTTAGGTCCTGATGGGAATTACTGGCACTTGGGAAAATGGTGTAAGAGAAAGTAA